TGGCTTGGTTCATACATGTCCGGTGGTGTCGGGTTCACCCAGTATGCTACTGCAGCATACACCGATGACATCCTCGATGAATTCACCTACTACGGTATGGACTACCTGAAAGACAAGTACGACTTCGACTACACTACTCCATCTGCAACAGCAACCCTCGAGCCTACCCAGGACCTCGTCAACGACCTTACAACCGAGGTCAACCTCAATGCAATGGAGCAGTACGAGCAGTTCCCAACACTCATGGAAGACCACTTCGGTGGTTCACAGCGTGCTGGTGTCATGGCTGCAGCCTGTGGTCTTACCTGTTCCATCGGTACCGGAAACTCCAATGCCGGTCTGAACGGATGGTACCTTTCCATGCTTATGCACAAGGAAGGATGGTCACGTCTTGGTTTCTTCGGATACGATCTTCAGGACCAGTGTGGTTCAGCAAACTCACTCGCTATGGACGCAGACCGCGGTCTCATGGGCGAACTGCGTGGACCTAACTATCCGAACTACGCCATGAATGTCGGTCACCAGGGAGAATACGCAGCTATTGTCTCCGGTGCTCACTACGGACGTGGTGACGAGTTCTGTTACAGTCCTCTTGTGAAGATCTGTTTCGCAGACCCGTCACTCAAGTTCGACTTCTCCGACCCGCGTCGTGAGTTCGCACGTGGTGCAATCCGCGAGTTCATGCCCGCCGGAGAGCGCTCACTCGTCATACCAGCACGGTAAGACGCACAATTTCTCCAATTTTTTTTGCACGTTCCCGCATAAACAATACAAAAAAAATTGAGCTTTCTTACATGAATAGAGATCGGGGTAATCCATTTTACACCCCGATATTGTGAAGAACGGCCTATTTTGTGTTATATTATATTAAGCATTGTTACGGTGTCTGATCAGTGTGGTAAAGCACATATTCCCGGTTCACCGATGATTCAACACCAGAAAACGAGACCGGTATTCTAACCATATATCCATCCCATATCTATCTCCATGCGATCAGTGGTCTGGACAACAAACACTCTGGCGCCTTTTTAACAGAAGATATATCCTGCCGGAAAAATCACCGATATCGTTACACGGAAGAGAACGACAACACGGTTCGGGTATGACATTCTCACGTGACGAGTCCCTTTCGCAGTCTCTTATTCTATTTATTTCCACTCCGGGATACAGTTAGAAGATGGAGGGAATCGATGCGCAGTTTGGGGGAAAAACAAAAGAGAAAGAAGAGAAGAGAAGAGGGAACTCAGTCTTTTCTGCGCCCACAGACAAGAACCGCTCCAACAATGGCAAAGGCTGCTACCACGGGAAGAACAGGTGCAGGACCCTGTGTTGTCGGGGGAACAGCATCAAGACCTACTACCACCGGCGTGCTCTCGCCTCCGGTTACCGTTACCGTCTTTGAGGCATCGGTATATCCGGTCTGCTTCACGGTCACAGTATGTGAGCCTGCGGGGATGTCCGAGAGAGTCACCGGAGTGATACCGCGGAACACATTGTCAAGGTACACTTCCGCTCCGGCCGGTGTTGAGGAGACGATGAGCTGCCCGGTGGTGTCCGGCGTGGGTGACGGTCCATTCGGCGTAAGCTGCGCATTTACGGTCATGACACCCCCGCCTTTCACGTACACAGCCTGGCTGTAGTCCTGGTAATCCGGATGGGTAATGCGGATCGTGTGCGAGCCCTGCAGCACACTTGTCAGATCGAAATAGCTGTTGACCGGGGTCTGCCCCATATACTTCCCGTCAAGGAAGACGGATGAACCGCCCGGCGTTGAACCCACTTCAATAGACCCGAGAGATGAGTGCTGTTGGGTAAATGTGACCGTGATAGGTGTCTGCTGCCCTGCATTCACGGTGACCGTCCGGAGGTACTCATCATACCCTGCCTTGTGCAGGCGCACGGTGTGCGAACCGGGGGCAAGATTGGTAACGACAAACGGACTTTCCGCGAGGAAGTGCCCGTCCACATAGATGTCCGCTCCGCTGGGCACAGTATTGATATTGAGTGACCCGGTCTGCTGAGGATTGCGGGTCAGGTCGGCATTCACGGGGGCAGTCTGGCCTGCATTCACATATACCGATGTATCATACACCTGGTACCCGCTCATCGTAATACGAACATCATGACTGGTTCCCGCACGGACAGATGAGAAGGTTGCTGGAGTTTTCTGCGGGCTCCCGCCGTCAATCGTTACGATTGCACCGGTCGGGCGGGAGGTTACGGTGACTGTTCCATATGTTGGGGTGGGATTCCGGTTCAGGGTTGCATACAGGTTCACGGTCTCGCCATTCCCCGGCCATGATGTTACCGGCCCGGTGACGGTCTGATAACCGGATTTTCGGACGGTAAACGTCTTGTATGGCGTGCTCGTAGTCCCGACTTCAGCATAGCAGTATCCGTCCACAACGGTGTATTCGGTGGAGGATGCGTCAAAGGTAACCACGGCCCCATTCACGTTGCAGTTCACTCGTATCCACCCCTTCTCAGAACCAACTGGTGGCGCAGTAGGTGTCGGAACTGCTGTCGCCTGGGTGGTTGGAACAGGTGTTGGTACCGCTGTCGCCTGGGTCGTCGGAACGGCGGTTGGTTCTGCCGTGACAGGTATCAATTTCAGTGTTGCATCGAGAGAAGCCTGCTCGCCGACACGGAGATCCTTTTCTGCAGTATACCGCTCATATCCCGTCATCGTGATCTCGATGGTATGCGAGCCGGATCCCAGTTCCCTGCTGTTGATTGGAGTGACCCCTGCTGCCTTCCCGTCAATAGAGACCTCAGCTCCGGAAGGCGAGGACAGTATGGTCAGCCATCCCACCTGTGGTCCCGGCTTCTCTGTGGTAGGTACTGTAGTGGCAACCGTAGTCGGTGCTGCTGTGGCCACTGTGGTTGGTACTGTGGTAGGTACTGTGGTGGCTACCGTGGTTGGTACTGTGGTAGGTACTGTGGTGGCTACCGTGGTTGGTACTGTTGTGGCCACTGTAGTTGGTACTGTGGTAGGTACTGTGGTGGCTACCGTGGTTGGTACTGTTGTGGGTACTGTAGTGGCTACCGTGGTTGGTACTGAGGTGCCCGTGTCATTGCCCACAACCGATTCGGCCCCGACTGCCGGGGGAATTATCAGCATGGCAACAACGAGAATTGTAAGAAACACTGTGCGAATATGCATATATCGTCTGATTATTTTTTCGGGTAATGACGTTTAATCATATCTAAATAATGATCACACAGGATTATTGGCGGGTGGACAACCGATCGGCCGAATATTTCCCGAATGAGAATACAAATCGAGGAGAGTAAAGCCCCGGACAGAATAAAAACTCGTGCTCCGACAACCCGGTCCGGGAAACAAGAGAGACAGAAAAGAAATTGAATTATTCCTTCAGACCGGCAATTGCCGCATCTACGATGGCACCAATCTCATCAACCCCCCAGACCTCAGAATTGATGACGAGGTCATAGGGCGTGAGATCATTGATATCAATATTGTAATATTTATGGTATCTGCCAGCCTCACAGTCCTCACGCTCGATCGTGAGTTCAACTGCTGTCTGTGGGTCGATCTCTTCTCTATCAGAGATGCGCACAGAACGGCATTCAACAGACGCCGCCACCCAGATCCGGATATCCGCGTTATCAATCATATGCCCCGCAAGGCGTCCCTCTATGATGATATTATCGCGTGCCTCGCCAATCTCTTTTTGGCGGGCATCAATCATCCGGTCAACGGATTCATCAACTTCCGCAAGCCGACCAAAGTCAGCAAGCTCCATATTGCGCTCAGCAGCAAGCCCCCGAAAGACTTCCCCTGCTGATATCAGACTGAAATTATGTTTTTTTACCAGATATTTGGCAAGTGATGTCGTTCCGCTGCCCGGCGGACCGCTCACGGTAATCCGCATTAGAGCCCTCCGATATTGAGGGCCTTACGGATTACCTGCGAGAGACAGATGGAGCAGATCATATACCAGAGAATCCATGACGGGAGGAAGAATGCAACCGCATTAATCGCAACCTCTCCAATATATGGAAACGTGATGGTCGGCAATGCTGCAATCGTGCCGGCATCAAATGCTGCCTGGAGATCCGACATGGACCAGAGCAGCCAGATAAAGATCGGAACCGTTACAATCAGGATCCATCCCATCGGCTTAAACTGCTCCTGGGACATCTGCATCTGTTCTTCCATCATTCGTGCACGCTTGTCATTGAGTTTTTTAAGTTTCTTTTCATCGCCTGCAAGCTGTGCTTCACGGTAGATCTTCTGGAATTCTTTCATCTTCGCCTGAACTGCCTGCATCTTCTCATAGTCGATGGTATACTTCTGGAGAAGGGATGAATAACAGCCGGTAATCGATGCAAGAATCAGAATCATAATTACCCAGAGCTGGGGATTATTCGTAACACCGATGATACTTGCCATCGGTCCGAAGATATAATTTGCACCTACCCCTATTGCATCACGAACGGGGGGTATGGAATATGCCCCCATCGCAATCAGCATGACGATGAAAAATGAGGTCATGCCACCCATGGCCTTCTTTCCTGCCGATTTGCCGGTTGTTGCGATACGCCTCACCTCAGAATCTCTTTGAGTTCTTCAACTGATTTATCAAGAAGATTATCAGCATTGACAACGATTTTGACCGTGCATCCGGTCAGCATCGCATACGATGCCGCCATTGCACGGTTGAACTGCTGGTGTTCACAGAGGGCACGGTATCCTTCTGCATCACGGACCCGTGTCTCGTCACTCATGCGCCGCATCAGGATCTGGTCCTCATCGGTCTCAACAAGGATGAAGGTATCAGGCATCAGTTCTTTGAGCACCCACTCGGGAAGACCCGCAAGATATCCCTTTGGGGTCTTCACCGTGCAGTGTGTGTCAATGATGACATTTCCTTCTGTCTTTGCGATGAACTGGGCAGCATTACGCTGCAGTTCACGCTGCTTTGCCTGTTCAAGTTTGCGCATCTCGTCACGGTCCTTTACAAGACCCTGACCGGATGCCACCTCGAACATGCATGATCCAAAGTTAATGTCCTGATACTCCACACCCTCTGCTGAAAGTTCCGAGATTGCCTGGTTGATAACCGTCGTCTTGCCGACGCCAGGCACCCCGGTAATTACTACCTTTTTACCCATTCTCCACTTCACTCCTTTCCGAAGAACCCGCGCATGAACGGGTACATCTCCATGATCTGTTCGCTTGCAATCTCCTCATACAGACGGTAGACAATACTGACTGTCAGCAGAAGACCGGTTCCTCCGACCATCCCGATGACACCAAAGTAGTTTGCGATCACACTGAGGAGACCCACAAAGACACCACCAATGACGGTGACACGCGGGATGTAGCGGTCCAGGTACTTGACAAGAACCTGTTCAGATCTCCGGTATCCGGGGATCGACATCCCGCTCATCTGGATCTGCCGTGCCACATGAGACGAGTCAAGGCCAGCCGTCTTCACCCAGAAGAGTGCGAAGATTGCACCACCGACCACCATCACAAAGAGGTCAAGACCCATCCTGATAACAATCTCCCATATTGGGTGACCAACATCATAGGCCCACCACATCCAGTCCGACGGACCGTTGATGGGTGCGAGGTAATACATGATCCCATTCAGCGGGGTATTGCCCTGATACTCACCGAGGATCGTAATCCCAAGATTGTTCAGGAACAGACCAAGCATCTGGATGTTTGCCTGCAGCACACGGACAAGAATCATCGGCAGCACACTGGCATAGATGAGTTTCACCGGGAAACGCCCGCGGGCACCACGCACAGACGCATGGGCAAGCGGGATCTCAATCCGTGTCGACTCCACGTAAACGATCACAAGGAAGATTGCGACAGTCGTAATCAAAGCGAGCAAATCTGTGCCGAAATATTCCAGGAACGGAGCGCCGTCCATAACGACTGAAAACAGTCGTGGGAAGAACCCGACAGGGTATGCGTCCTGCACCGCGTTCCAGTTCAGGAACCCGTTAACAAGACCCTGGGAAACACCAGCGATAATAAAGAGACCGACGCCAGAGCCGACCCCCCATTTTGTCACCACTTCATCCATAAAGAAGATCAGTACCCCTCCGATACAGATCTGCAGGAAGATGAGGAACGTGACAGCACCGAGGCTTCCGCCAAATAATGCATTTGCAACGACCGGGTCTGGTGAAAGGAATCCACCGATAACATTCGGTAGTGCTTCAAGCACGATCATGACAAAGATCAGGAGCTTCTGTAAGCCCATGTACATGACCTGTCCGCGTGCATCGCTGGTATCCAGATCCAGCAGATCAGCACCCTTGAGGAGCTGAAGCACAATGGATGCGGTGACGATCGGCCCGATACCCAGATGGGCAATGGAACCACTCGCACCCGCAAGGAGGGCACGGTAGAACGAGAAAATATCCTGAGAATTCGGATCAAGCCCAAATACCGGAATGTTGGTCAGTACAAAATACAATATCAGAATAGCAGCAGTCCAAATTAATTTGTTTTTAAAATGGACGTGCCCTTCCGGACTTCTCACTGCAGGCATCGCTGCAAGCAGTGGTTCTAATCGATCCAGCATCGCTCCCATAGTACAATTCCCTGAAAAAAAAGAGAATCAGGCGTCCAGTGCCTGGCCGCCATTCTCTTCAATCTTTTGTCGGGCTCTGTCAGTAAATGACACAGCAGAGATGTTCATCTTCTTGGTAACTTGTCCGCCTCCAAGTATTTTATCAATACCGATTTGGCCTGCGTCAATGACGATGGTATCTCCATCCATCTCTGCGTTCCCGGATGCCACAAGAGCATCAGCCATCTGGTCGATATCCCCAATGTCCAAGGCATCAACAGCAGACGGATTTTTGTTCACAAACCCGTGCTTTCCGTTGTGGACCTTGTTGTTGATGAGGAAATGGGAGAACCGGTGGTCACGGTGACCTGCCCGGCCTCTTCCACCACGGTTTCCTGCACCACGACGGTTCTTGTGTGTACCGCCGCCGCATGTCCGTGATCCACGATATTTTGAGCGTTTGTTTACTGGCATCTGATTCACCGCATCCTATAGAGAAGTGAATTGATCTCACTTCCGTAGTTTCCGAGTGCACCGCCCTGCTGGTAGGTCCGCTTAATGGACTTGAATCCCTTTCGCGGTGGGTGAAGCCGAAGAACCGGTTTGAGTTCCGGCACATCTTTCATGGATGCCTCACCTGCACAGAGTGCGGTTGCAAACGCATTGATATCCTCGAATTCTGAGTTCTCCTTCACATACTCATCGGTCAGACGTTCATTTCCGGTCAGTCTGCCACGGGTAGAGAGGACAGTTCCCAGTATTTCAGGGTCAGCTTCGCCGTATGCCACGTAATCCTTAACCTTCCGGATCATCCCGAGGTATTCGGGGGTGTCCGGAATAAGGACACAGTGATTGATATGATGAAGACGGAGCATCTTCAGGGTGTCTTTAATCTCCTTGCGGCAATTAACGACACCACGAACCTGCACTACCACATACATTACTCCATCACTCCTGTCCGGATGAGGTTCGAGTTCTTCAGTGCATCGAAGGTTGCCTTTGCAAAGTTGATCGTCGTCCGGGTCTGGCCGGATGATGACGTCCAGATATCGGTGATACCTGCAAGTTCAAGGACCTTCTTTCCAATGTCACCGGTAACAAGACCGATGCCCTGGGGTGCCGGAATCAGCGTGATGGTCACACTGCCGGACTTCCCTTCGACACGCATTGGAATAGAGTGTCCTTCACCGCAGCCACATTCCCAGCTGCCACATCCGCGCTTTACACAGATGATGTTGATCTTTGCGTGTGCAATTGCCTTCTTGATAGCATTGCCAACCTGTGCGTCCTTTGCCTGTCCGTATCCGATGAAGCCGTCACGGTTTCCCACAACGACAACAGCACGGAACTTGACACGACGACCACTGTCAGTCATTCTCTGAACCATATTGATGTCGAGAACTTCATCTTCGAGGTCGGGAAGGAAATAATCGACAATACCAGGTTCTTTAATAGGTCTGCCGATGTCAAGCACTTCTTTGAGGCTTGTAAACTCGCCGGCAGCAACCCGTCTTCCAAGGCCTGTTATAGGAACCCATTCTTCCTGTTCATAGGCCATTTTACTTCAGCTCCTTCATGATTGCTTCTGCTGCCTGTTCCACATTGGCAACAAGGTCTGCTGCACGCTCAGGTGCATATGCCGCAATGTGTGCGCCCTTTACCCTGTCCTCGTCCGGAAGAATCGACTCACCGTGCGGGACGTCAAGGCCTGCATCCACAGCGCCCTTCAGTGCACCAAACACCTTCCCTCCGGGGGTTGCACGGGTCAGACCGATGTCGAGGTTTGCCTCTCCATAGCCTGCATTCTGTGCACGCACCGCAAAGAGCATGCCAGTGAGATATGCTGCGGGAGTGTTCCCGGCAGCGCCGGTGAAACCGAATTTTTCCAGTTCATTTGAGTATGCCGCAACCAGTGTCCGGTCACCCTCAAGTTCAGCCGCGACCAGCTGAATAATGATCTGCCGGTTGGTCTTGCGTACGACCATACGCGGTTTCTCGGAGAGGAGAAGCCGCATCCGGGCGTAATAATCTGTTTTGCCCTCGTGTCTCCTTCTGAACGGGACAAAATACCGTGGTCCGGTTGCCATTAGTTCATCCTCCCCTGAATCTGCTCAAGCTGTGCTTTCATATGTGCCACACTGCGGAACTGTCCGCCCGCTGCTTTCCGGTACATTTTCCGATACATGGTGACATCGATATTGCCGGTGTCACGCATATCACGGAGTTCGCGACGGATTGCACGGATTTTCTTAATCCATACCCGCTTGGACGGTGTTCTCGCGTTGGAAGCTCCTTTCCTGCGTCCGTGACCCTTACAGTGACCGTAAGAGCGTTTTGCAGTGAGAGCCCGTGCACGACCGCGGCTTACGCCTTTTACCGGCTTTGCACGGATTGCGCCATCCTCAATGAGGCCGCGGATATCCTCACGTGAGATAGCATTTTCAATATCATCCTCGCGTTCGCTGTCCATCCAGACACGGTGTACACCGCACTTCAGAACAGCTGCTGCGATACGACGCTGGTTTTTGAGGTCACTCATCTGAATCCACCTCTTCTTCAACGTCTTCAACGTCTTCTTCAACGTCTTCCACTTCTTCAGGCTCCTCTTCAGCAGCCTTTTTGGATGCATCCTTCAGGTTGAATACCTTAAGACCAAGCCCAAGAGCTTTCTCCTGAATGACTTCGCGTTTCCGGTTTCCAACGGTACCTGCAACACGGACAGCCTGAGTCTCAGGGTTCAGTCCTTCAAGGTCTGCGGGTGCGAATACGAGCACTTCCTCATATCCGCTGGGGTGGAATCCACGTACAGCGGCCGGACCTCCGTACCCGGGTCTCGGGAGACGACCCTTTGCACGGATGTTTTTGCGCAGTTTGCTCTGAAGACCGCGTGGGCGTCTCCATACGTCATCCAGTTTCTTCTTCTGGTGAATACACTGGCGCTTAAAGGTTGCCCGCTTTCCATTGCGTGCACGGATAAGTCTCATCTTTTCGTCAGCCATCTTGGATCACGCCTTCTCAATGATGTATATTCCATCCTGGAACACACGGGGATCACGGTTGCGCACATGCGTAGCCCGCTCAATACGGGCGGCTGTGGTGCCCACGAGTTCTTTGTCGATGCCTGATACGGTGACCTCATCACTACCGGTTGTAACGGTGACTCCCTCTGAAATCCGTGCAACCCGTGGCTGCTTCTCGCCAAGGAAATTGACGATCTCAAGAGCTGTGTCAGTCTTCTTGAGCTGGATCGGGAAGTGACTGTAGACCACTTTCATCTTGTATACGTACCCTTCTGAAACCCCGCCGCACATGTTGCGTGCAAGAGCTGCATAGGTTCCGACCATTGCAGATATTTTCTTCCGTGTTGACGCAGTTTTCGCGGTGAATACCGTGCCATCACAGGAGATGTCAATACCCGGGTAGCGCATATCACGAGTGAGCTTTCCCTTTGGCCCCTCAACAACGAAGGTAGTACCCTCCATTCTTGCGGTAACGCCTTCAGGAATCTCAACAGTACGTTCACTCAGCATTTGAACACACCTCAGTATACATACCCGAGCAGTTCTCCACCGACGCCTGCCTGTCTTGCCTGCTCATGTGACACCACGCCCTTGGACGTGGAGATGAGCAGAAGACCAAAGTTCTTCGCCGGAAGGTACTGTGTCTCCCATTCTTCAAGCTCTGCAACCTTCACGGAAAATCGTGGTGAAATTACACCGCATTTGTTGATGTTCCCGTTCAGTTTCACATTGAAC
Above is a window of Methanogenium organophilum DNA encoding:
- a CDS encoding adenylate kinase, which gives rise to MGKKVVITGVPGVGKTTVINQAISELSAEGVEYQDINFGSCMFEVASGQGLVKDRDEMRKLEQAKQRELQRNAAQFIAKTEGNVIIDTHCTVKTPKGYLAGLPEWVLKELMPDTFILVETDEDQILMRRMSDETRVRDAEGYRALCEHQQFNRAMAASYAMLTGCTVKIVVNADNLLDKSVEELKEILR
- a CDS encoding 50S ribosomal protein L6, which gives rise to MLSERTVEIPEGVTARMEGTTFVVEGPKGKLTRDMRYPGIDISCDGTVFTAKTASTRKKISAMVGTYAALARNMCGGVSEGYVYKMKVVYSHFPIQLKKTDTALEIVNFLGEKQPRVARISEGVTVTTGSDEVTVSGIDKELVGTTAARIERATHVRNRDPRVFQDGIYIIEKA
- a CDS encoding 50S ribosomal protein L30 — encoded protein: MYVVVQVRGVVNCRKEIKDTLKMLRLHHINHCVLIPDTPEYLGMIRKVKDYVAYGEADPEILGTVLSTRGRLTGNERLTDEYVKENSEFEDINAFATALCAGEASMKDVPELKPVLRLHPPRKGFKSIKRTYQQGGALGNYGSEINSLLYRMR
- the cmk gene encoding (d)CMP kinase, which gives rise to MRITVSGPPGSGTTSLAKYLVKKHNFSLISAGEVFRGLAAERNMELADFGRLAEVDESVDRMIDARQKEIGEARDNIIIEGRLAGHMIDNADIRIWVAASVECRSVRISDREEIDPQTAVELTIEREDCEAGRYHKYYNIDINDLTPYDLVINSEVWGVDEIGAIVDAAIAGLKE
- a CDS encoding 30S ribosomal protein S5, which translates into the protein MAYEQEEWVPITGLGRRVAAGEFTSLKEVLDIGRPIKEPGIVDYFLPDLEDEVLDINMVQRMTDSGRRVKFRAVVVVGNRDGFIGYGQAKDAQVGNAIKKAIAHAKINIICVKRGCGSWECGCGEGHSIPMRVEGKSGSVTITLIPAPQGIGLVTGDIGKKVLELAGITDIWTSSSGQTRTTINFAKATFDALKNSNLIRTGVME
- a CDS encoding uL15m family ribosomal protein, with product MPVNKRSKYRGSRTCGGGTHKNRRGAGNRGGRGRAGHRDHRFSHFLINNKVHNGKHGFVNKNPSAVDALDIGDIDQMADALVASGNAEMDGDTIVIDAGQIGIDKILGGGQVTKKMNISAVSFTDRARQKIEENGGQALDA
- a CDS encoding 30S ribosomal protein S8, encoding MARLNPIADAMSTIKNASDVGKTNCIVEPASRLLGAMLGIMKEKGYIAEFELIDDGRGGQFNVKLNGNINKCGVISPRFSVKVAELEEWETQYLPAKNFGLLLISTSKGVVSHEQARQAGVGGELLGYVY
- a CDS encoding 50S ribosomal protein L32e; amino-acid sequence: MADEKMRLIRARNGKRATFKRQCIHQKKKLDDVWRRPRGLQSKLRKNIRAKGRLPRPGYGGPAAVRGFHPSGYEEVLVFAPADLEGLNPETQAVRVAGTVGNRKREVIQEKALGLGLKVFNLKDASKKAAEEEPEEVEDVEEDVEDVEEEVDSDE
- a CDS encoding PEGA domain-containing protein, producing the protein MFLTILVVAMLIIPPAVGAESVVGNDTGTSVPTTVATTVPTTVPTTVATTVPTTVPTTVATTVPTTVATTVPTTVPTTVATTVPTTVPTTVATAAPTTVATTVPTTEKPGPQVGWLTILSSPSGAEVSIDGKAAGVTPINSRELGSGSHTIEITMTGYERYTAEKDLRVGEQASLDATLKLIPVTAEPTAVPTTQATAVPTPVPTTQATAVPTPTAPPVGSEKGWIRVNCNVNGAVVTFDASSTEYTVVDGYCYAEVGTTSTPYKTFTVRKSGYQTVTGPVTSWPGNGETVNLYATLNRNPTPTYGTVTVTSRPTGAIVTIDGGSPQKTPATFSSVRAGTSHDVRITMSGYQVYDTSVYVNAGQTAPVNADLTRNPQQTGSLNINTVPSGADIYVDGHFLAESPFVVTNLAPGSHTVRLHKAGYDEYLRTVTVNAGQQTPITVTFTQQHSSLGSIEVGSTPGGSSVFLDGKYMGQTPVNSYFDLTSVLQGSHTIRITHPDYQDYSQAVYVKGGGVMTVNAQLTPNGPSPTPDTTGQLIVSSTPAGAEVYLDNVFRGITPVTLSDIPAGSHTVTVKQTGYTDASKTVTVTGGESTPVVVGLDAVPPTTQGPAPVLPVVAAFAIVGAVLVCGRRKD
- a CDS encoding 50S ribosomal protein L18, which produces MATGPRYFVPFRRRHEGKTDYYARMRLLLSEKPRMVVRKTNRQIIIQLVAAELEGDRTLVAAYSNELEKFGFTGAAGNTPAAYLTGMLFAVRAQNAGYGEANLDIGLTRATPGGKVFGALKGAVDAGLDVPHGESILPDEDRVKGAHIAAYAPERAADLVANVEQAAEAIMKELK
- the secY gene encoding preprotein translocase subunit SecY: MGAMLDRLEPLLAAMPAVRSPEGHVHFKNKLIWTAAILILYFVLTNIPVFGLDPNSQDIFSFYRALLAGASGSIAHLGIGPIVTASIVLQLLKGADLLDLDTSDARGQVMYMGLQKLLIFVMIVLEALPNVIGGFLSPDPVVANALFGGSLGAVTFLIFLQICIGGVLIFFMDEVVTKWGVGSGVGLFIIAGVSQGLVNGFLNWNAVQDAYPVGFFPRLFSVVMDGAPFLEYFGTDLLALITTVAIFLVIVYVESTRIEIPLAHASVRGARGRFPVKLIYASVLPMILVRVLQANIQMLGLFLNNLGITILGEYQGNTPLNGIMYYLAPINGPSDWMWWAYDVGHPIWEIVIRMGLDLFVMVVGGAIFALFWVKTAGLDSSHVARQIQMSGMSIPGYRRSEQVLVKYLDRYIPRVTVIGGVFVGLLSVIANYFGVIGMVGGTGLLLTVSIVYRLYEEIASEQIMEMYPFMRGFFGKE
- a CDS encoding DUF106 domain-containing protein, with the protein product MRRIATTGKSAGKKAMGGMTSFFIVMLIAMGAYSIPPVRDAIGVGANYIFGPMASIIGVTNNPQLWVIMILILASITGCYSSLLQKYTIDYEKMQAVQAKMKEFQKIYREAQLAGDEKKLKKLNDKRARMMEEQMQMSQEQFKPMGWILIVTVPIFIWLLWSMSDLQAAFDAGTIAALPTITFPYIGEVAINAVAFFLPSWILWYMICSICLSQVIRKALNIGGL
- a CDS encoding 50S ribosomal protein L19e; translated protein: MSDLKNQRRIAAAVLKCGVHRVWMDSEREDDIENAISREDIRGLIEDGAIRAKPVKGVSRGRARALTAKRSYGHCKGHGRRKGASNARTPSKRVWIKKIRAIRRELRDMRDTGNIDVTMYRKMYRKAAGGQFRSVAHMKAQLEQIQGRMN